From the Thermoproteota archaeon genome, the window AAGGCCGTTTCTAGTGGGTCAGCTACCGTAATCAAGTTGACCATGTTGAACAATGGTAGAGACATTCCTACCAGTACACCGCCGAACAGTATCAGTGAGTGTTTGTTTCTCTTTGTTGCCCAATAAGCCAAGTCCATCAACATTGCTGATGGTAGCCAAACTGGTGTAACAATGAAGTCGTATGGATATCCGAGTGCAAACCATGCACCTTTTGCAATCCACGTGTATACTGTCATAATCAACGCATAATACGTTGCTGTTCCAGGAACGCCTGTAAATGTTAGGTAATATGCTGCACCTACTACAAGCATTAACGTTTGAGATATTGAGAATACTACAAACGATGTCCAGGCCCAGTCAGTGTAGAAGATATAGTCTCCTGCATTAATTGTTAACAAAGTCGAGTTAACCGCAACTACTACTATGAATAAGTAGTGGGTACATCGTCTTAGCCAGACCATTATCAGGTAGAAGATAGGGTTGGTATATAAAATTTTAGACTGGTATGATGATCGTCTTTATCTAGAAAATGAAAAAGAGAAAAAAGTCCAATGGACTGTATCTCACTATACACCGACGTATAGAGAAATAAACACAGTTCCTACTGCAGTACCAGCAAGTGTAGCGGCGATGATTCCGTTGCTATTCTTTCTAGAACCTTCTTCCATGACTTTAACACAGAAGAGATA encodes:
- a CDS encoding ammonia monooxygenase — encoded protein: MVWLRRCTHYLFIVVVAVNSTLLTINAGDYIFYTDWAWTSFVVFSISQTLMLVVGAAYYLTFTGVPGTATYYALIMTVYTWIAKGAWFALGYPYDFIVTPVWLPSAMLMDLAYWATKRNKHSLILFGGVLVGMSLPLFNMVNLITVADPLETAFKYPRPTLPPYMTPIEPQVGKFYNSPVALGAGAGAVLSVTMAALGCKLTTWTYRWMAAWSKWD